In Anaerolineae bacterium, a single genomic region encodes these proteins:
- a CDS encoding M48 family metallopeptidase, with protein sequence MRKKDTPGWTPLEDLVPAELFRAEVRAWAKRLDVQPNEVRLRPMKRKWASCSSRGNLTFDTDLLRQPADFRAQVIVHELLHLKVPNHSRLFRALMRSYLDQRDPK encoded by the coding sequence GTGAGGAAGAAAGACACGCCGGGCTGGACCCCCCTCGAGGACTTGGTGCCGGCGGAGCTGTTCCGGGCCGAGGTGCGGGCCTGGGCCAAGAGGTTGGATGTGCAGCCCAATGAGGTGCGCCTCCGGCCCATGAAGCGCAAGTGGGCCAGCTGCTCCTCCAGGGGCAACCTCACGTTTGACACGGACCTTCTCCGCCAGCCGGCCGACTTCCGGGCGCAGGTGATAGTTCACGAGCTGCTCCACCTCAAGGTGCCGAACCACAGCCGGCTCTTCAGGGCCCTGATGCGGAGCTACCTGGACCAGCGCGACCCGAAGTAG
- a CDS encoding B12-binding domain-containing radical SAM protein: MVRILFVLDQVDYEPQGIMQLSSVLKAEGHQVELAVASLEDPVRVARQFQTQILAYSVITGSQRYYLDLNRRLRAQVRALSVFGGPHPTFFPEMIQEEGVDAVCIGEGERPLLELARALQPDGTLSDTRLPNWHLKLDGEIIRNQVGPYADLESLPPPDYGLVYDKDPVTRRSKIKHFIAGRGCPYGCTYCFNHALMAIYRGRGKHVRLRRPADVVDDVAQVREHYPLEHVVFVDDTFILDVDWLEEFAGHYRERVGLPFFCNVRANLVTRELVQLLRWAGCHSVSMGIETGDDEVRNQLLNRNMSREQILGAARLIREGGLRFSTTNMIGLPGTTIEHDLKTLDLNAEARPDYAHAFIFQPYPRTRLGQYALEQGMLEGTFDDIGVRAWDRTILRFSPEHKGALTNLQRLFALGVEWPLLRPLLVRLLRLPGNPLYWLANKLWKGYAIKQRIHPVSMSPRDLLSTAWRFMRIKS; the protein is encoded by the coding sequence TTGGTGCGGATCCTCTTCGTCCTGGACCAGGTTGACTACGAGCCGCAGGGCATCATGCAGCTCTCCAGCGTGCTCAAGGCAGAGGGGCACCAGGTGGAGCTTGCCGTTGCCTCGCTGGAGGATCCAGTCCGGGTAGCCCGCCAGTTCCAGACCCAGATCCTCGCCTACAGCGTCATCACCGGCTCCCAGCGCTACTACCTCGACCTCAACCGACGGCTCCGAGCCCAAGTTAGGGCACTCAGTGTCTTCGGTGGGCCCCACCCCACCTTCTTTCCTGAGATGATCCAAGAAGAAGGAGTGGACGCGGTGTGCATCGGCGAAGGGGAACGCCCCCTGCTCGAGCTCGCCCGCGCGCTCCAGCCGGATGGCACTCTCTCCGACACCCGCCTGCCCAACTGGCACCTCAAGCTCGACGGTGAGATCATCCGCAACCAAGTCGGGCCTTACGCCGACCTGGAGTCCCTGCCCCCGCCCGACTATGGCCTCGTCTATGACAAGGACCCGGTCACGCGCCGAAGCAAGATCAAGCACTTCATCGCCGGGCGTGGCTGCCCCTACGGTTGCACCTACTGCTTCAACCACGCCCTGATGGCCATCTACCGGGGCAGAGGCAAGCATGTCCGGCTCCGCCGGCCCGCCGACGTAGTGGACGATGTGGCGCAGGTGCGGGAGCATTACCCCCTGGAACACGTCGTCTTCGTGGACGACACCTTCATCCTGGACGTGGACTGGCTCGAGGAGTTCGCCGGCCACTATCGGGAACGCGTAGGTCTGCCCTTCTTCTGCAATGTGCGCGCCAATCTGGTCACTCGAGAGCTGGTGCAGCTGCTACGCTGGGCGGGCTGTCACTCCGTGAGCATGGGCATCGAAACGGGCGACGACGAAGTGCGCAACCAGCTCCTCAACCGCAACATGAGCCGCGAGCAGATCCTTGGGGCCGCTCGGCTCATCCGAGAGGGCGGGCTCCGGTTCAGCACCACCAACATGATCGGCCTCCCCGGCACTACCATCGAGCACGATCTGAAGACGCTCGACCTCAACGCCGAGGCTCGGCCCGACTACGCCCATGCCTTCATCTTCCAGCCTTACCCCCGCACCCGGCTGGGCCAGTACGCCCTCGAACAAGGCATGCTAGAGGGCACCTTCGACGACATCGGCGTGCGCGCCTGGGACCGCACCATCCTGCGGTTTTCGCCCGAGCACAAGGGAGCCCTCACCAATCTCCAGCGCCTTTTCGCCTTGGGAGTGGAATGGCCCTTACTGCGACCGCTCCTGGTGCGGCTGCTCCGCCTACCGGGGAACCCGCTCTACTGGCTGGCCAACAAGCTCTGGAAGGGTTACGCCATTAAACAGCGCATCCACCCGGTGTCCATGTCCCCCCGGGACCTGCTGAGCACCGCCTGGCGGTTCATGAGGATCAAGTCCTAG
- the ruvC gene encoding crossover junction endodeoxyribonuclease RuvC encodes MLALGIDPGTALTGYAVVRQADSEPELVASGVIRTDASEPLPQRLQQVYRGIVGLAREHRPDAAAVEEVFFRRNVRTALAVGHARGVVLLGLADAGVRVYEYKPSVVKQTVTGYGGADKHQVQEMVRLLLQLPEVLRPDDAADAAAIALCHLQHERFGQAVEQRGGTVET; translated from the coding sequence ATGCTGGCACTGGGCATTGACCCGGGCACTGCCCTCACGGGTTACGCGGTGGTGCGCCAGGCGGACTCGGAGCCGGAACTGGTGGCCAGCGGCGTGATCCGAACCGACGCCTCCGAACCACTGCCGCAGCGGCTGCAGCAAGTGTACCGGGGCATCGTGGGGCTGGCCCGAGAGCACCGGCCCGACGCGGCGGCGGTGGAAGAGGTGTTCTTCCGAAGGAACGTGCGCACGGCCCTGGCGGTGGGCCATGCTCGAGGGGTGGTGCTGCTGGGCCTGGCGGACGCCGGCGTCAGGGTGTACGAGTACAAGCCTTCGGTGGTCAAGCAGACAGTGACTGGGTACGGCGGGGCCGACAAGCACCAAGTGCAGGAGATGGTCCGGCTCCTATTGCAGCTGCCGGAGGTGCTGCGTCCGGACGATGCGGCCGATGCTGCTGCCATCGCCCTATGCCATCTGCAGCACGAGCGCTTCGGTCAAGCAGTGGAGCAGAGAGGAGGGACGGTAGAGACGTGA
- a CDS encoding B12-binding domain-containing radical SAM protein yields MHLLFIVREIDNEPHGILLIAALLKQHGHRVSLVVATEEDPIEAAVRLRPDVVGYTVYTGTQRYYLDLNRQIKSRIPVFSIFGGPHPTFFPEMIEEEGVDGLCVGEGEYATLELMDALEASAPFHGLRNWLFKTDSGVIRNPLRPLLTSEELDQLPFADRELLYAAHPPSRENRIRPFITGRGCPYNCSFCFNRAYSELYEGQGHSAPLRRRSVNSVVREVKQVASRHELAFITFMDDTFIVQRRWLEEFSRVYPAQVGLPFWCQVRANLVDESVTAALKRAGCVSVSFGIEAGNDRLRNQILNRNMSREQIIRAAETLRAHGIAFSTNNMLGLPTGGLAEDLETLALNVQCRPAYANVFLYQPYPKTELGEMALQEGYMHGTFDDLSGSVTLSTPIRFQDENEGHQVENLQKLFALTVEFPALLPLVRRLIRLPPNPLFWLVYKAWKGYAMKRRMFPYHLSPGEYLATALQYMRIRSQ; encoded by the coding sequence ATGCACCTCCTCTTCATCGTGCGGGAGATTGATAACGAGCCTCACGGCATCCTGCTCATTGCCGCCCTGCTGAAGCAGCACGGCCACCGGGTCTCCCTGGTGGTCGCCACCGAAGAGGATCCCATCGAGGCGGCGGTGCGCCTGAGGCCCGATGTGGTCGGCTACACCGTCTACACCGGCACCCAGCGCTACTACCTGGACCTCAACCGGCAGATCAAGTCCCGCATTCCGGTCTTCTCCATCTTCGGTGGCCCCCACCCCACCTTCTTCCCCGAGATGATCGAGGAGGAAGGAGTGGATGGCCTCTGCGTGGGTGAGGGCGAGTACGCCACTCTCGAGTTGATGGACGCCCTCGAGGCTTCTGCACCTTTCCACGGCCTGCGCAACTGGCTGTTCAAGACCGATAGCGGCGTGATCCGTAACCCCCTCCGCCCCCTGCTTACCTCAGAAGAGCTGGACCAGCTTCCCTTTGCCGACCGGGAGCTCCTCTACGCCGCCCACCCTCCGAGCCGCGAGAACCGCATCCGCCCCTTCATTACCGGGCGCGGCTGCCCTTACAACTGCTCCTTCTGTTTCAACCGAGCCTACTCCGAGCTCTACGAGGGACAAGGGCACAGCGCCCCTCTGAGACGTCGCAGCGTGAACAGTGTGGTGCGAGAGGTCAAGCAGGTGGCCTCCAGGCACGAGCTGGCCTTCATCACCTTCATGGACGATACCTTCATCGTGCAGCGGCGCTGGCTGGAGGAGTTCTCCCGGGTCTACCCGGCCCAGGTGGGGCTACCCTTCTGGTGCCAGGTGCGGGCCAACTTGGTGGACGAAAGCGTCACCGCTGCCCTCAAGCGCGCCGGATGCGTCAGCGTCAGCTTCGGCATCGAGGCCGGCAACGACCGCCTCCGCAACCAGATCCTGAATCGGAACATGTCCCGGGAGCAGATCATTCGCGCGGCCGAGACTCTCCGTGCCCATGGAATAGCTTTCTCCACCAACAACATGCTCGGGCTGCCCACCGGGGGGCTGGCCGAAGACCTGGAGACTCTGGCCCTGAACGTCCAGTGCCGCCCCGCTTACGCCAATGTCTTCCTCTACCAGCCCTACCCGAAGACCGAACTGGGGGAGATGGCCCTGCAAGAGGGCTACATGCACGGGACCTTCGATGACCTCAGCGGCTCCGTCACCCTGAGCACCCCCATCCGCTTCCAGGATGAGAATGAAGGGCACCAGGTCGAGAACCTCCAGAAGCTGTTCGCCCTGACCGTCGAGTTCCCCGCTCTGCTGCCCCTGGTGCGAAGGCTGATCCGCCTGCCTCCCAACCCTCTGTTCTGGCTCGTCTACAAGGCCTGGAAGGGCTATGCCATGAAGCGACGCATGTTCCCCTACCATCTCTCTCCGGGCGAGTACCTTGCCACCGCCCTTCAGTACATGCGCATACGCTCCCAGTAG
- a CDS encoding GntR family transcriptional regulator: MALHATGMHVSLDHRGREPIYRQIVEQIRRLVEQGRLSPGERLPTIRELAAELEINFNTVARAYRILHDAGLISAQQGRGTYVLGPPDGAARSRRAALDAILEDALVEAAELGFTRPELEQAWREVMDRRFPGG, translated from the coding sequence ATGGCATTGCACGCGACGGGCATGCATGTAAGCCTCGACCACAGAGGGCGAGAGCCCATCTACCGCCAGATTGTGGAGCAGATCCGTCGCCTAGTGGAGCAGGGCAGGCTCTCCCCGGGGGAGCGGCTGCCTACCATCAGGGAGCTGGCGGCGGAACTGGAGATCAACTTCAACACGGTGGCGCGAGCCTACCGCATCCTGCACGACGCAGGGCTCATCTCTGCTCAGCAGGGACGAGGCACGTACGTGTTGGGTCCTCCTGATGGCGCGGCCCGGTCCCGGCGGGCTGCCCTCGATGCCATTCTGGAGGATGCTCTAGTGGAAGCGGCGGAACTGGGGTTCACCCGGCCGGAACTAGAGCAAGCCTGGCGAGAGGTGATGGACCGGCGATTCCCTGGTGGATGA
- a CDS encoding CvpA family protein — protein MGEISAFDIIVCLMLLGGMAAGFARGFVRQTADLAALYVGLAVAAQYTPMVTPALDRRLLALPTYAVTALTFFLLVGIVTAILSLVAQSLLHSSQKQELNEISHIAGFAVGALATYAFISVSVPVIRYGVAASWGAWEGVRQVIIASLNHSYLRPLFESFTPTMLSLLQPLLPSGLPDVLRGRLSTASPDLDLLLHL, from the coding sequence ATGGGCGAAATCAGTGCTTTCGACATCATCGTCTGTCTCATGCTGCTGGGGGGCATGGCAGCCGGATTCGCCCGCGGTTTTGTCCGCCAGACGGCCGACCTGGCCGCTCTGTACGTGGGCCTGGCGGTGGCAGCCCAGTATACTCCCATGGTCACGCCCGCCCTCGACCGTCGGCTTCTCGCCCTGCCCACCTACGCCGTCACCGCCCTCACCTTCTTCCTCCTCGTGGGGATAGTGACCGCCATCCTCAGCCTGGTGGCGCAGAGTCTCCTCCATAGCAGCCAGAAACAGGAGCTCAACGAGATCAGCCACATCGCCGGCTTCGCCGTCGGCGCCCTGGCTACCTATGCCTTCATCAGCGTGTCCGTTCCCGTCATACGCTACGGAGTGGCCGCCTCCTGGGGAGCCTGGGAGGGAGTGCGTCAGGTCATCATAGCCTCACTCAACCACTCCTACCTACGCCCCCTGTTCGAAAGCTTCACCCCCACCATGCTCTCCCTCCTCCAGCCTCTCCTTCCCTCAGGCCTGCCCGACGTCCTACGTGGTCGGCTTTCCACTGCCTCGCCCGACCTCGACCTGCTCCTGCACTTGTAG
- a CDS encoding ABC transporter ATP-binding protein, producing MIETSGLTRRFDGFTAVDHVDLSVKRGEVFGFLGPNGAGKTTTIRMLAALIGISEGEAWVAGFKVGEQDQEIRKRIGILTESPGLYDRISVEANLRFFARMHLLDREQEDRQVDKYLSLLGLQGKRKDPAATLSKGMKQKLALARAMLHEPEVLFLDEPTSGLDPEAARVVREFMAELGKGGRTIILCTHNLFEADLLCSRIGIIKQRLLRVDTPAGLRASLYGQKVEVELSEPAPGIEKVVKSLPFVTSVQSDHGTMVVELQDPDRNNPVMVSRMVEAGAQIRYVRPVEHSLEDAYLALVAEGQQ from the coding sequence ATGATTGAGACCAGCGGACTGACGCGCCGCTTCGATGGGTTCACCGCCGTGGACCACGTGGACCTGTCGGTGAAGAGAGGGGAGGTCTTCGGCTTCCTGGGCCCCAACGGCGCCGGGAAGACCACCACCATCCGCATGCTGGCGGCCCTGATCGGCATCTCTGAGGGTGAGGCGTGGGTCGCCGGCTTCAAGGTGGGAGAGCAAGACCAGGAGATCAGGAAGCGCATCGGGATCCTGACCGAGTCGCCCGGGCTGTACGATCGCATCTCGGTGGAGGCCAACCTGCGTTTCTTCGCCCGGATGCACCTGCTAGACCGGGAACAGGAAGACAGGCAGGTGGACAAGTACCTGTCGCTTCTGGGGCTGCAAGGGAAACGCAAGGACCCGGCGGCTACTCTGTCCAAGGGGATGAAGCAGAAGCTGGCTCTGGCCCGGGCCATGCTCCACGAGCCTGAGGTGCTCTTTCTGGATGAGCCCACTTCGGGGCTGGACCCAGAGGCGGCGCGGGTGGTGCGAGAGTTCATGGCCGAGCTGGGGAAGGGCGGGCGCACCATCATCCTGTGCACCCACAATCTCTTTGAGGCCGATCTCCTCTGCAGCCGCATCGGCATCATCAAGCAGCGCCTATTGCGGGTGGATACGCCTGCTGGGCTGAGAGCCTCCCTCTACGGGCAGAAGGTGGAGGTCGAGCTGTCCGAGCCAGCCCCTGGGATCGAGAAGGTGGTCAAGTCGTTGCCCTTCGTGACGTCGGTGCAGTCCGACCACGGGACCATGGTGGTCGAGCTGCAGGACCCCGATCGCAACAACCCGGTCATGGTGAGCCGGATGGTGGAGGCGGGGGCGCAGATAAGGTACGTACGGCCGGTGGAGCACTCCCTCGAAGACGCCTATCTGGCGCTGGTGGCGGAGGGGCAGCAGTGA
- the gyrA gene encoding DNA gyrase subunit A translates to MQIGNVRPIDIDDEMRVSYLDYAMSVIVARALPDVRDGFKPVQRRILYAMHDLGLAPDRPYRKSARIVGEVLGKYHPHGESAVYEAMVRMAQDFSMRYPLVDGQGNFGSVDGDSPAAQRYTEARLTTIAREMLADIDKDTVDFVDNFDASLKEPSVLPAVLPNLLVNGATGIAVGMATNIPPHNLSEVCDALVYLIDNYDRMDEVSVADLMRFIRGPDFPTGALIMGQDGIAAAYGTGKGRIIVRAVTDIQEIRGGRYAIVITEIPYQLNKAALLEKIADLHRNNRIDAISDLRDESDREGLRVVIELKRGAQPTKVLNQLFKWTPLQTSFSINMLALVEGQPRVLPLKRALQLYLRHRQEITQRRSRFELDRALRRAHILEGLLKALDAIDAIIETIRSSPDADAALERLMERFGLTEEQSRAILDMQLRRLASLERQRLEEEHNQLRATIEELRELLADPRKLLAHIRQEVLRLKQQYGDERRTRILNESAEPLAAEDLIADEPVLVTITRRGYIKRLPTRTYRVQGRGGKGITGAQTSEEDDVEHFFTSSMLSSVYFFTNRGQVFARMAYAIPDASRTSRGAALVNLLPLEEGERVTAALSVPRQHENGFLCMVTRQGRLKRVVLDEFRSIRPSGIRALSLEPNDELVSVGLTDGSDELLVVTALGRALRFREDEVRPQSRVARGVLTANLDHEDHIAGMEVVEPGAKALILTENGFGKRVPVEDFPLRSRRGKGVLATNQRAFNRTGPVMGVRMVADDDEISIMTTEGMAMRVRAADIPIVSRYAAGNIVMRLNDGDTLASAARIQPPPEQG, encoded by the coding sequence ATGCAAATAGGCAATGTGCGTCCCATAGACATAGACGACGAAATGCGCGTGTCCTACCTCGACTATGCGATGAGCGTCATCGTCGCTCGCGCCCTCCCGGACGTGCGGGACGGGTTCAAACCGGTGCAGCGCCGCATCCTCTACGCCATGCACGATCTTGGGCTGGCGCCGGATCGGCCCTACCGCAAGAGCGCCCGCATCGTGGGCGAGGTGCTGGGCAAGTACCATCCCCACGGCGAGTCGGCCGTCTACGAGGCCATGGTGCGCATGGCCCAGGACTTCTCCATGCGCTATCCCCTGGTGGATGGGCAGGGCAACTTCGGCTCCGTGGACGGGGACAGCCCCGCCGCCCAGCGCTACACCGAGGCCAGGCTAACCACTATAGCCCGGGAGATGCTGGCGGATATCGACAAGGACACAGTAGACTTCGTAGACAACTTCGACGCTTCTCTGAAGGAGCCCAGCGTTCTGCCGGCGGTGCTGCCCAACCTACTGGTCAACGGAGCCACAGGCATCGCCGTGGGCATGGCCACGAACATTCCCCCTCACAACCTCTCCGAAGTGTGCGATGCCCTGGTCTACCTCATAGACAACTACGACCGCATGGACGAGGTTTCCGTCGCGGACCTTATGCGGTTCATCCGCGGGCCGGACTTTCCCACTGGGGCCCTCATCATGGGCCAGGACGGGATCGCTGCCGCCTACGGCACTGGCAAGGGCCGGATCATCGTGCGCGCGGTGACCGACATTCAGGAGATCCGCGGCGGACGTTACGCCATCGTCATCACCGAGATCCCCTATCAGCTCAACAAGGCCGCCCTGCTGGAGAAGATTGCCGACCTGCACCGAAACAACCGCATTGACGCCATCTCCGACCTGCGCGACGAGTCCGACCGCGAGGGCCTCAGGGTCGTCATCGAGCTGAAGCGGGGCGCCCAGCCGACCAAGGTGCTCAACCAGTTGTTCAAGTGGACCCCTCTCCAGACTTCCTTCAGCATCAATATGTTGGCACTGGTGGAGGGGCAGCCTCGGGTGCTTCCTCTGAAGCGCGCTCTCCAGCTCTACTTGCGCCATCGCCAGGAGATCACCCAGCGACGGTCGCGCTTCGAGCTGGATCGCGCCTTGCGTCGGGCACACATTCTCGAGGGCTTGCTCAAGGCCCTGGATGCCATAGACGCCATCATCGAGACCATCCGCTCTTCGCCCGACGCCGACGCGGCTCTGGAACGGCTCATGGAGCGCTTTGGACTGACCGAGGAGCAGAGCCGGGCCATTCTGGACATGCAGCTCCGGCGGCTCGCTTCCCTGGAGAGGCAGCGCCTGGAGGAAGAGCACAATCAGCTGCGCGCCACCATCGAGGAGCTTCGGGAACTTCTGGCAGATCCGCGCAAGCTGCTGGCCCACATCCGGCAGGAAGTGCTGCGGCTCAAGCAGCAGTACGGAGACGAACGTCGCACCCGCATCCTGAATGAGTCGGCCGAGCCGCTGGCGGCGGAGGACCTGATCGCCGATGAGCCCGTACTGGTTACCATCACCCGAAGGGGATACATTAAGCGCCTGCCCACCCGTACCTACCGCGTTCAGGGCCGAGGAGGCAAGGGCATTACCGGGGCCCAGACGAGCGAGGAAGATGACGTGGAGCACTTCTTCACCAGCTCCATGCTGAGCTCGGTCTACTTCTTCACCAACCGGGGCCAGGTCTTCGCGCGCATGGCCTACGCCATTCCCGATGCGTCCCGCACCTCTCGTGGCGCCGCTCTCGTCAACCTGCTGCCCCTGGAAGAAGGCGAGAGGGTAACCGCGGCGCTCAGCGTGCCGCGTCAGCACGAGAACGGATTCCTCTGCATGGTCACCCGTCAGGGACGGCTGAAGAGAGTAGTGCTCGACGAGTTTCGCTCCATCCGGCCTAGCGGCATCCGGGCCTTGAGCCTCGAGCCCAACGACGAGTTGGTCTCGGTCGGGCTCACCGACGGTTCCGATGAGTTGCTAGTGGTCACCGCTCTGGGCCGTGCCCTGCGCTTCCGCGAGGACGAGGTCCGGCCTCAGAGCCGGGTGGCTAGAGGGGTGTTGACGGCGAACCTCGACCACGAAGATCACATCGCCGGCATGGAGGTGGTGGAGCCAGGAGCCAAGGCCCTCATCTTGACCGAGAACGGTTTTGGCAAGCGGGTACCAGTGGAAGACTTCCCTCTGCGGTCGCGCCGAGGCAAGGGCGTGCTGGCCACCAATCAGCGGGCTTTCAACCGCACCGGACCCGTGATGGGCGTGCGGATGGTAGCCGACGACGACGAGATCAGCATCATGACCACCGAAGGCATGGCCATGCGGGTGCGGGCCGCTGACATCCCCATTGTGAGCCGCTACGCGGCTGGGAACATCGTCATGCGACTCAACGATGGGGACACACTCGCCTCAGCCGCCCGCATCCAGCCACCCCCGGAGCAAGGGTGA
- a CDS encoding DUF4870 domain-containing protein, translated as MTGVAVPTTDNRDERLLAALAHALILINFVGAVGAAVIFALNRERSRYVAFQAAQAAVYQLAGFLLTVGCWVCWTVGYLGSLVPLMADPSAYPEPPWFFWAGMASMVLPLAFMGLLWLYGLWGAVQAFRGRPFRYLLIGPWLGHYLLDQG; from the coding sequence GTGACCGGTGTGGCTGTACCGACGACGGATAACCGAGACGAGAGGCTATTGGCAGCGCTGGCTCATGCCCTGATCCTGATCAACTTCGTGGGTGCCGTCGGCGCAGCCGTCATCTTCGCCCTGAACCGGGAGCGCAGCCGGTATGTGGCTTTCCAGGCAGCCCAGGCGGCCGTCTACCAGTTGGCAGGCTTCCTGCTCACGGTAGGCTGCTGGGTGTGCTGGACTGTCGGGTACCTGGGGTCCCTCGTTCCCTTGATGGCGGATCCATCGGCCTATCCAGAGCCGCCTTGGTTCTTCTGGGCCGGCATGGCCTCCATGGTGCTTCCGTTGGCCTTCATGGGGCTGCTGTGGCTCTACGGCCTCTGGGGCGCGGTGCAGGCCTTTCGGGGCCGGCCTTTCCGCTACCTGCTCATCGGCCCCTGGCTGGGGCACTACTTGCTGGACCAAGGGTGA
- a CDS encoding ABC transporter permease subunit produces the protein MIPRVRAIVLKEWADVFRNRIVVLLVALPPTLMVVLSIGVMYATVRFPTADLEDMRPFLQRPDFAGLTEMEAAQVVMAQYFLTLFLLMPLIIPVSIAAYSIVGEKLQRSLEPLLATPVETGELLLAKCLAAVTPALAVTWTAFAVFVAGARLLAVSDQAFSRMVSPVWVLMVMLIAPLVAALGVLLSIIASSRLNDPRAVEQGIGVLVIPVIGLFIAQMTGVLTLNYLTLALGAVALAAADALMLRAAVRLFERETILTRWR, from the coding sequence GTGATCCCGCGGGTTCGGGCGATCGTGCTCAAAGAGTGGGCGGATGTGTTCCGCAATCGCATCGTCGTCCTATTGGTAGCCCTCCCGCCGACGCTGATGGTGGTGCTGAGCATCGGCGTGATGTATGCCACGGTGCGGTTCCCCACGGCCGACCTGGAGGACATGCGGCCCTTCTTGCAGCGGCCAGACTTCGCTGGGCTCACGGAAATGGAGGCGGCGCAGGTGGTGATGGCGCAGTACTTCCTCACCCTGTTCCTCCTCATGCCTCTCATCATCCCGGTGAGCATCGCCGCCTACAGCATCGTGGGGGAGAAGCTCCAGCGCAGCCTGGAGCCGCTACTGGCTACTCCGGTGGAGACGGGTGAGCTGCTCCTGGCCAAGTGCCTGGCAGCCGTGACCCCGGCTCTGGCCGTCACTTGGACTGCCTTCGCCGTCTTCGTAGCTGGGGCCAGGCTCCTGGCGGTGAGCGATCAGGCCTTCTCCCGCATGGTCAGCCCGGTGTGGGTGCTCATGGTGATGCTCATCGCGCCGTTGGTGGCCGCTCTGGGGGTATTGCTTAGCATCATCGCCTCCTCGCGGCTTAACGACCCGCGGGCGGTGGAGCAGGGCATCGGCGTTCTGGTGATCCCGGTCATCGGCCTCTTCATCGCCCAGATGACGGGCGTGCTCACCCTGAACTACCTCACCCTGGCTCTGGGTGCGGTGGCGTTGGCTGCCGCGGACGCTCTCATGCTGCGGGCGGCGGTGCGGCTATTCGAGCGCGAGACCATCCTCACCCGCTGGCGGTAG
- the ruvA gene encoding Holliday junction branch migration protein RuvA has protein sequence MIASLAGTVLSLDEESAVIEAAGIGFRVMLPRRMVRELRVGQQTRCFTHFTVAQSGELSLVGFQRQDELEMFRLLLRVSGVGPKAALALVDSLSLDTIRSAIYNEQPEVLTSVPGIGAKTARRIVFDLRDKVSGVGAALSLASRDDLDLVEALTALGYSVVEAQAAVQSLPTDNRDDFEARLRQALAYFAR, from the coding sequence GTGATCGCCAGTCTGGCCGGGACTGTCCTCTCCCTGGACGAGGAATCAGCTGTGATCGAGGCCGCCGGGATCGGCTTCCGGGTGATGCTGCCGCGCCGGATGGTGCGAGAGCTCAGGGTGGGGCAGCAGACTCGATGCTTCACCCACTTCACTGTGGCCCAGAGTGGCGAGCTCTCCCTCGTCGGGTTCCAGCGGCAGGACGAGCTGGAGATGTTCCGGCTTCTCCTCCGGGTGTCGGGCGTAGGGCCCAAGGCGGCCCTCGCTCTGGTGGACTCCCTCTCCCTCGATACCATCCGCTCCGCCATCTACAATGAGCAGCCCGAGGTGCTCACCAGCGTCCCCGGGATCGGCGCCAAGACGGCCCGAAGGATCGTGTTTGACCTGAGGGACAAGGTGAGCGGAGTAGGGGCAGCTCTCTCCTTAGCCTCCCGGGACGACCTCGATCTGGTGGAGGCGCTTACGGCGCTGGGATACTCGGTGGTCGAGGCCCAGGCGGCGGTGCAGTCTCTGCCCACCGACAATCGCGACGACTTCGAGGCTAGGCTACGACAAGCCCTTGCCTACTTCGCCCGCTGA